From the Syntrophomonadaceae bacterium genome, the window TCCAAAGCTGATTGCTCATTTATTTCTACAGGCAGCCACTGGGTTGATTTGGCAAAAGACAATTCATTTTGGTCTTTAAACTTGGAAAGCCAGTACCATACCTGCCGGGGTGTTACATGATCTTGAACAGCGCACCATTCTTTAACACTCTTGCCACTGGCTTTAAATTCACTAAGCCGGGTCTCCCATAACTTTTGCAGCTCGGTTTTGTTCATATAAAAAATCTCCCTCCATCTATAATCTTGAGGAAGATTATCTTATAAAGCTGAAGATTTTACCAGGTGGGGAAAGTTTTACGCTCACAGGGGGGTGCATTTGAGGGGGGTGCATTTTTAGTGAGTATTGCATTCTGTGGAAATTTAATCTTACGAAAACGCTCCTAAATACAAGAGGGGTGTGCAAAATTTCAGCCTTGCAGGCTGGAAGTTAGAAATTTTAGTTATTTAGGGCTGGCCGCGCTATGTTGCGTGGTTTCAATGCAAAAGGCATTAAGGCCGCAAAGCCCCATATTTACGGGGTTTTCCGGGCATAGATACAATGAAAGCCACCCGTTATAGGTGACTTTTATTGTATCAAAAATATAAGCCTTGCATCCCCCTATCAACGCTTCCCGCCACGCCGTTTGTAGTCCTTTTGAATCTCGTCGTTCCAGCCCTCCGGCATCGCGTCACACTCGCGGAAGGTAGCGACCGCTTCGCTCATCACGCGGAAGTTGAGTTCGACCCCTTGGTTGTCGGCGTGGTAATTCTGGGCGCGGTCTGCGCTGATGCCGAAACGACTCGCCGTTTCCACCGCATCGATATTCGCGCCAAGAAAGATAAACTCCCATCCGTATTTTGTCTTTTGACGTTCGATTTGCGCCTTGATCTTTTCAGCGGAGTATTCGCGGCTGGAATTTTCCTCACCGTCGGTGATGATGACGAACATCACTTTTTCGGCGCGGTAGTCGTCGGCGGTGTGTTTCTGGGCGTTACCGATCTTGTGAATCGTCCTGCCGATTGCATCCAGGAGTGCTGTCGAGCCGCCGACTTGATACTCCTTCTCGGTAATCGTGCTGACTGCTTTAATGTCGATGCGGTCGTGAAGCAGCTCGTAGTTGTTGTCAAATAACACCGTTGTAATATGGCATTCGCCCTCGACTGCCTGCTGCTTGGCAAGCATTGAGTTATACCCGCCAATTGTGTCGGTTTCCAAACCTCCCATTGAGCCGCTCTTGTCCAGCATGAATACCAGTTCCGTTAATCCTTTTTTCATTATCGTGTCCTCCTCAAGTTTTTTTGTGTCTTAAGGATAACGCTTCCTGTATGGCGTAAGGTCGCTTGAGGAGCGACAAATCAAATGTACTTGCTTGCTTCCTTTATGCTGAGGGAAGCCATTTTATCTTTGTGCCTGTTTATGAACGACCGCACCCAGTCAGGGTTCGTCTTGCTGTATTCCCGCAAACTCCATCCGATTGCCTTGTTGATGAAAAACTCAGTCTGCCCAAAGTTGTTAACGATAATTAGCTCCAGCAATTCGACGTTGGTCTTTGTTTTCCTGCCAAGTTGGTGGTCGATGGCAATCCGGCGAAGCCAGAAGTTATCGTCAACGCTCCAATCCAATACCGTGGCGTTCACTTTGGGAAAACGGAGAGCAATATCGCCTACGATAACGTCAAGCCCGTCGATAGTGTCCCACCAAGACTTCTGAACAGCCAATGCACGAAGGCGCGGAATATCCACAGCGGTCAGGTTCTCTTTTTGCCTTGCCAGATAGTCCTTTGCCAAGTATTGAAATTCGCGCTCTGACTGTCGCCAGCATTTGAAAACAAAATCCCAGTCGAGGTCGGTCTTCTTGACGGTCTTAAAAAATCTACGGCTCAGTTCTTTTCGCCTCGGAGTGGGTATGCCGAGAAAAGGAAACTGGTTACGCATATAAGCGCTCATTGGCCCTGCTTTCTCGTCGTTTTTGTTGTAACGAAAGATGTCAAAGATATCTATGTCGGCGCGCGGTCTGTTTCCGATAATGACTTCCCACACCTTTTCCTTTATGCCAACTTCATCAAAATCGGGATGCATCCAAAGCCCGTCAATTACAGCGCCGCCTCCCATGCCTCCGAAAACGCCGTGAGGCGACATGTAATCTTCGTAATAAATATTGCAGCCTTGCTCATTGTCCCAGTACATACCGTCCAAATCAGAGGCCAACTGCAAAAGCGCTTTGTGTGAGCATTTTACATATTTCATCGGGCATGTCAGATATACTTGCCCGCCGTAATCGCCTTCGATAATCACACAACCGTGCTTTGCTTCTTTTGCCCTGTCATAATCAGTCAGCGGCTTGAATTCCGTTCCGTGGACTTGGTGCATCATATAGCGCACATCGCTCATGTACTCTTCGGGCGGCGGGAGCTCACCGGACCTTTCAATACCCAGATGACGAGCCGCCATACCCGTTGGGTCTTCTGCGATTACCCAATCGGAGTTTTGCCATACAAAATCTTTGACGCCGCCATCAGCCACAGCATCTTCTAATGACTGATACACACCGATACTCCCAATACCCGCAAGGTACGAGGTGAACTCCTCGTCGTCAATGAC encodes:
- a CDS encoding VWA domain-containing protein, which translates into the protein MKKGLTELVFMLDKSGSMGGLETDTIGGYNSMLAKQQAVEGECHITTVLFDNNYELLHDRIDIKAVSTITEKEYQVGGSTALLDAIGRTIHKIGNAQKHTADDYRAEKVMFVIITDGEENSSREYSAEKIKAQIERQKTKYGWEFIFLGANIDAVETASRFGISADRAQNYHADNQGVELNFRVMSEAVATFRECDAMPEGWNDEIQKDYKRRGGKR
- a CDS encoding helix-turn-helix domain-containing protein — translated: MNKTELQKLWETRLSEFKASGKSVKEWCAVQDHVTPRQVWYWLSKFKDQNELSFAKSTQWLPVEINEQSAL
- a CDS encoding DNA alkylation repair protein — translated: MHPDFDEVGIKEKVWEVIIGNRPRADIDIFDIFRYNKNDEKAGPMSAYMRNQFPFLGIPTPRRKELSRRFFKTVKKTDLDWDFVFKCWRQSEREFQYLAKDYLARQKENLTAVDIPRLRALAVQKSWWDTIDGLDVIVGDIALRFPKVNATVLDWSVDDNFWLRRIAIDHQLGRKTKTNVELLELIIVNNFGQTEFFINKAIGWSLREYSKTNPDWVRSFINRHKDKMASLSIKEASKYI